Proteins from a genomic interval of Gluconacetobacter diazotrophicus PA1 5:
- a CDS encoding L-dopachrome tautomerase-related protein codes for MSRFLPIPSPPLSSGLASGALAVSILFAALPALAAKPAPPLDPSAPLVPVAESTARVWNAVAVLPDGRMILEYPAWTGTPGPALTLRDADGTQHPYPDAGWNDPAADPAHRFVSVEGLHLTDDGMLWALDSGIGADGHAPQPGSVKLVQVDTRTGAVARTYVLDPAVLRPGSHVAGVRVGKGYAFILDSGVPGLIVMDLAHGTQRRLLDHNPSLTAQRTITVDGRTLLDTDGRAAIVHANRIEISPDGEWLYYQTLCGPLYRFGTELLTDTSLTDVELDDSATLWYKTPPLGGMTVGRDGTLYFDDVSTGSIFRFTTGRIYQRIVVDPRLRWPAEPYITANGQLYVPTAQIDHTPHFNGGRVDVQWPLTLYRIDVRALPPAKY; via the coding sequence ATGTCACGTTTCCTTCCGATCCCGTCCCCCCCGCTTTCCTCCGGACTGGCGTCCGGGGCGCTGGCGGTCTCCATCCTGTTCGCCGCCCTGCCGGCCCTGGCCGCGAAGCCGGCGCCGCCGCTGGACCCGTCGGCGCCGCTGGTGCCCGTGGCCGAATCCACGGCGCGGGTCTGGAACGCCGTCGCGGTGCTGCCCGACGGCCGCATGATCCTGGAATACCCGGCCTGGACCGGAACCCCCGGCCCCGCCCTGACGCTACGCGACGCCGACGGGACGCAGCATCCCTATCCGGACGCGGGCTGGAACGATCCGGCGGCGGACCCGGCGCATCGCTTCGTCTCGGTCGAGGGGCTGCACCTGACCGATGACGGCATGCTGTGGGCGCTGGATAGCGGGATCGGCGCGGACGGACACGCACCGCAACCCGGTTCCGTCAAGCTGGTTCAGGTCGATACCCGCACGGGCGCGGTCGCGCGGACCTATGTGCTGGACCCGGCGGTGCTGCGGCCCGGCAGCCATGTGGCGGGGGTACGGGTCGGCAAGGGGTATGCCTTCATCCTCGATTCCGGCGTGCCGGGCCTGATCGTGATGGACCTGGCGCATGGCACCCAGCGGCGGCTGCTGGATCACAATCCCTCACTGACCGCGCAACGGACGATCACCGTCGACGGGCGGACGCTGCTGGATACGGACGGCCGCGCGGCGATCGTCCACGCCAACCGGATCGAAATCAGCCCCGACGGCGAGTGGCTGTACTACCAGACGCTCTGCGGGCCGCTCTACCGGTTCGGCACCGAACTGCTGACCGACACCAGCCTGACCGATGTCGAACTCGATGATTCCGCAACGCTCTGGTACAAGACGCCGCCGCTGGGTGGCATGACGGTGGGGCGCGACGGCACGCTGTATTTCGACGACGTGTCCACCGGCAGCATCTTCCGCTTCACCACCGGCCGCATCTATCAGCGTATCGTCGTGGACCCCCGCCTGCGCTGGCCGGCCGAACCCTACATCACGGCGAACGGGCAGCTTTACGTCCCGACCGCGCAGATCGACCATACGCCGCACTTCAATGGCGGCCGAGTGGACGTACAGTGGCCGCTGACGCTCTACCGCATCGATGTCCGTGCCCTGCCGCCGGCGAAATACTGA
- the thrC gene encoding threonine synthase — MRYLSTRGQAPVRDFSSVLLAGLAEDGGLYLPETWPVLTADDWRALRGLPYPDLAARIIAPFTAGCIAPDVLQRLCRESYAGFDHAAIVPLTQVEDGLFVQELFHGPTLAFKDMAMQLLGRLFDHVLAERDAHVTIVGATSGDTGSAAIEACRGRERVKIVILHPEGRTSDVQRRQMTTVLEPNVTNLAVQGTFDDCQDLVKAMFADAPFRQDMHLSAVNSINWARIAAQIPYYVYAALALGAPDREVSFAVPTGNFGNILAAWAARRMGLPVRALCVGSNRNDILTRFLRDNDMSVQGVVPSLSPSMDIQVSSNFERLLFELLNRDAAACARIVTEFRQTGHMAVPDPVWRQASGLFHALALDDQDTKTEIRNLHAASQYLADPHSAIGIAAGRMFREPGIPMVAMATAHPAKFPDAMEQATGIRPALPPALADLFDRPERYEVVAARLDVVEDRVRAAVLKNA; from the coding sequence ATGCGCTATCTTTCCACCCGGGGACAGGCCCCCGTCCGTGACTTTTCCTCGGTCCTGCTGGCCGGCCTGGCCGAGGACGGCGGGCTGTACCTGCCGGAAACCTGGCCCGTCCTGACCGCCGACGACTGGCGGGCACTGCGCGGCCTGCCCTATCCCGACCTGGCCGCGCGGATCATCGCGCCCTTTACCGCGGGCTGCATCGCGCCGGATGTGCTGCAGCGGCTCTGCCGCGAATCATATGCCGGGTTCGACCACGCCGCCATCGTTCCGCTGACGCAGGTCGAGGACGGGCTGTTCGTCCAGGAACTGTTCCACGGGCCGACGTTGGCCTTCAAGGACATGGCGATGCAGTTGCTGGGGCGGCTGTTCGACCATGTGCTGGCCGAGCGCGACGCGCATGTGACCATCGTGGGCGCCACGTCGGGCGATACCGGATCGGCGGCGATCGAGGCCTGCCGCGGGCGCGAACGGGTGAAGATCGTCATCCTGCACCCCGAGGGCCGGACATCGGACGTGCAGCGGCGGCAGATGACCACGGTGCTGGAACCGAACGTGACCAACCTGGCGGTGCAGGGCACGTTCGACGATTGCCAGGACCTGGTGAAGGCGATGTTCGCCGACGCCCCCTTCCGGCAGGACATGCACCTGTCGGCGGTCAATTCCATCAACTGGGCCCGCATCGCGGCGCAGATCCCCTATTACGTCTATGCCGCCCTGGCGCTGGGCGCGCCGGACCGCGAGGTCTCGTTCGCCGTGCCGACCGGCAATTTCGGCAACATCCTGGCGGCGTGGGCGGCACGGCGCATGGGCCTGCCCGTGCGCGCGCTGTGCGTGGGGTCCAACCGCAACGACATCCTGACCCGTTTCCTGCGCGACAACGACATGAGCGTGCAGGGCGTGGTGCCCAGCCTGTCGCCGTCGATGGACATCCAGGTCTCCTCGAATTTCGAGCGGCTGCTGTTCGAACTGCTGAACCGCGATGCGGCGGCATGCGCGCGCATCGTCACCGAATTCCGCCAGACCGGCCACATGGCGGTGCCCGACCCGGTGTGGCGGCAGGCATCGGGCCTGTTTCACGCCCTGGCCCTTGACGATCAGGACACGAAGACCGAAATCCGTAACCTGCATGCCGCCAGCCAGTATCTGGCCGACCCGCACAGCGCCATCGGGATCGCCGCCGGGCGGATGTTCCGCGAACCTGGCATTCCGATGGTGGCGATGGCCACCGCCCATCCGGCCAAGTTCCCCGACGCCATGGAACAGGCGACCGGCATCCGCCCGGCCCTGCCGCCGGCGCTTGCGGATCTATTCGACCGGCCGGAACGTTACGAAGTCGTGGCCGCGCGGCTGGACGTGGTCGAGGACCGGGTTCGGGCGGCGGTGCTGAAGAACGCCTGA
- a CDS encoding M16 family metallopeptidase yields the protein MTDQINVTRLPSGLTVVTERMERVETVSFGAYVAAGTCNEHAEENGVSHFLEHMAFKGTDSRTAAGIAEEIENVGGHINAYTAREHTAYYVKLLKEDLALGADIIGDILTHSSFAPDEVERERGVILQEIGQANDTPDDIIFDHFQETAFPEQPMGRPTLGTEPLIQDMSRETLMRYMRTHYTTANTVIAAAGNLHHADVVALAERHFRDLPALDSSTGFDSRYLGGEFRKEKELDQAHVVLGFPSVGYGDPDYYPVLLLSTLLGGGMSSRLFQEIREKRGLVYSVYSFNAPFRDGGLFGIYAGTGEDQADELIPVTLEELRKVQGHVGQDELNRARAQLKSSLLMSLESTGSRCEQLARQLQVFGRLIPTAETVERINAVTIADVRRVATRLFRGKPTLASLGPVRNIPGIAAIAEALAA from the coding sequence ATGACCGACCAGATCAACGTCACCCGCCTTCCCTCCGGCCTGACCGTCGTCACCGAACGCATGGAGCGCGTGGAAACCGTGTCGTTCGGCGCCTATGTCGCCGCCGGCACGTGCAACGAGCATGCCGAGGAAAACGGCGTGTCGCACTTCCTGGAACACATGGCGTTCAAGGGAACGGACAGCCGCACCGCCGCCGGCATCGCCGAGGAAATCGAGAACGTGGGCGGCCATATCAACGCCTACACCGCGCGCGAGCATACGGCCTATTACGTCAAGTTGCTGAAGGAGGACCTGGCACTGGGCGCCGACATCATCGGCGACATCCTGACCCACAGCAGCTTCGCCCCCGACGAGGTCGAGCGCGAGCGCGGCGTGATCCTGCAGGAAATCGGCCAGGCGAACGACACGCCCGACGACATCATCTTCGACCATTTCCAGGAAACCGCCTTCCCCGAACAGCCGATGGGCCGCCCCACCCTGGGCACCGAACCGCTGATCCAGGACATGAGCCGCGAGACCCTGATGCGCTACATGCGCACCCATTACACCACCGCGAACACCGTGATCGCGGCGGCGGGCAACCTGCACCACGCCGATGTGGTGGCCCTGGCCGAACGGCATTTCCGCGACCTGCCGGCGCTGGACAGTTCGACCGGCTTCGATTCCCGCTATCTGGGCGGCGAGTTCCGCAAGGAGAAGGAACTGGACCAGGCCCATGTGGTGCTGGGCTTCCCGTCGGTGGGCTATGGCGACCCGGACTACTATCCGGTCCTGCTGCTCTCGACCCTGCTGGGCGGCGGCATGTCGTCGCGCCTGTTCCAGGAAATCCGCGAGAAGCGCGGGCTGGTCTATTCGGTCTATTCCTTCAACGCTCCGTTCCGCGATGGCGGCCTGTTCGGCATCTATGCCGGCACGGGCGAGGACCAGGCCGACGAACTGATCCCCGTCACGCTGGAGGAGTTGCGCAAGGTGCAGGGCCATGTCGGACAGGACGAGCTGAACCGCGCCCGGGCGCAGTTGAAGTCCTCGCTGCTGATGTCGCTGGAAAGCACCGGCAGCCGGTGCGAACAGCTTGCGCGGCAGTTGCAGGTGTTCGGCCGCCTGATCCCGACCGCCGAAACGGTGGAGCGGATCAACGCCGTCACCATCGCTGACGTGCGGCGGGTGGCCACGCGGCTGTTCCGGGGCAAGCCCACCCTGGCCTCGCTGGGGCCGGTGCGCAACATTCCCGGCATCGCCGCCATTGCCGAGGCCCTGGCGGCATGA
- a CDS encoding TldD/PmbA family protein yields MSTDPLDLLGTLIGKARAAGADAADAVYMARTTHGVQVRNGRTEDLERSETSDLGLRVFVGRRSAIVSATSLDPERFDPLVAQALAMARVVPEDPHSGLSPDAVQGFVDAAGMDLLDPAQPDTAALLDRARAAEDAAVSVAGVTNSNGGSASSGLSDIILMTSAGFSGRYARSSHSVSASVLAGQGTGMQRDYDYHATVHLSDLDDPAKIGRSAGEKAVARLNPTRPRTGSMAVVFDPRVSSSLLGHLAGAVNGSAIARGTSFLKDRMGQRIMPAGIHIIDDPTQSRGLSAHPFDGEGMRAGELVIVQDGVLMNWALDSRSARQVGLPGNGRASRGTTAPPGPSLGSLYARPGTVTPAALMADIAEGIYVTELMGSAINGLTGDYSRGASGFMIRGGTLAEPVAELTIAGNLNDMFARMVLADDLVFRRGINAPTIRIDDLMIAGS; encoded by the coding sequence ATGAGCACCGATCCGCTCGACCTCCTCGGCACCCTGATCGGCAAGGCCCGGGCGGCCGGTGCCGACGCGGCGGATGCCGTCTACATGGCGCGGACCACGCACGGCGTGCAGGTCCGCAACGGCCGGACCGAGGACCTGGAACGGTCCGAGACCAGCGACCTGGGGCTGCGGGTCTTCGTCGGCCGCCGCTCGGCCATCGTCTCGGCCACCAGCCTGGACCCGGAACGCTTCGACCCGCTGGTCGCCCAGGCGCTGGCCATGGCCCGCGTGGTGCCCGAGGACCCGCATTCCGGCCTGTCCCCCGACGCGGTGCAGGGCTTCGTGGACGCGGCGGGGATGGACCTGCTGGACCCGGCGCAGCCCGACACCGCCGCCCTGCTGGACCGCGCGCGCGCGGCCGAGGACGCGGCGGTATCGGTCGCGGGCGTCACCAACAGCAATGGCGGATCGGCCTCGTCGGGCCTGTCCGACATCATCCTGATGACCTCGGCCGGGTTTTCCGGCCGCTACGCCCGCAGCAGCCATTCGGTGTCGGCCAGCGTCCTGGCCGGACAGGGCACCGGCATGCAGCGGGATTACGACTATCACGCGACGGTGCATCTGTCCGATCTGGACGATCCCGCCAAGATCGGGCGCAGCGCCGGCGAGAAGGCGGTGGCCCGGCTGAACCCGACCCGGCCGCGCACCGGCAGCATGGCGGTGGTGTTCGACCCGCGCGTATCCTCCAGCCTGCTGGGCCATCTGGCGGGGGCCGTGAACGGCAGCGCCATCGCCCGGGGCACCTCGTTCCTGAAGGACCGGATGGGGCAGCGGATCATGCCGGCCGGCATCCACATCATCGACGACCCGACGCAGTCGCGCGGCCTGTCAGCCCACCCGTTCGACGGCGAGGGCATGCGCGCGGGCGAACTGGTCATCGTGCAGGACGGGGTACTGATGAACTGGGCGCTGGATTCCCGCAGCGCGCGGCAGGTCGGGCTGCCCGGCAACGGCCGGGCCAGCCGGGGGACCACGGCCCCTCCGGGACCGTCGCTGGGCAGCCTGTATGCCCGGCCCGGCACCGTGACACCGGCCGCGCTGATGGCGGACATTGCCGAGGGCATCTACGTGACCGAACTGATGGGATCGGCCATCAACGGCCTGACCGGCGATTACAGCCGGGGCGCCTCCGGCTTCATGATCCGTGGCGGCACGCTGGCCGAACCGGTTGCCGAATTGACCATCGCCGGCAACCTGAACGACATGTTTGCCCGCATGGTCCTGGCGGACGATCTGGTATTCCGCCGTGGCATCAACGCGCCCACGATCCGGATCGACGATCTGATGATCGCCGGTTCCTGA
- a CDS encoding Tim44 domain-containing protein, whose protein sequence is MSTPTTPARPPRPRRAAILLLGTALAALPLLGLPQGADARPGSGLSMGSRGSRTYSAPAPTTTSPYGAAPMQQSIMPRSAPGYGGAPSAFPRSPYGVPYGSPYAARPHPFANGFLGGLLGAGLFGVLFGHGIAGGLHGGGSFLGFLIQLVLLFLLVGWLVRRFGGGARRTAPMPAAPYGQGPSADQVTITPDDYRAFQRLLLDIQAAWSQRNLPALQHMATPEMVGYFNAQLSDLASRGARNVVSDVRFEQGDLSEAWSENGFDYATVAMRYSMVDITTDMTGRVIDGSSTERVMVTELWTFVRPTRGGAWLLSAIQQGR, encoded by the coding sequence ATGAGCACACCGACCACGCCCGCCCGTCCGCCCCGCCCCCGTCGCGCGGCGATCCTGCTGCTGGGCACCGCGTTGGCCGCGCTGCCGCTGCTGGGCCTGCCGCAGGGCGCCGACGCGCGTCCGGGCAGCGGCCTGTCGATGGGCAGCCGGGGATCGCGCACCTATAGCGCCCCCGCCCCGACGACGACCTCGCCCTACGGCGCCGCGCCGATGCAGCAATCGATCATGCCGCGATCGGCCCCGGGCTATGGCGGCGCGCCGTCGGCCTTTCCCCGCTCGCCCTATGGCGTGCCGTACGGCTCGCCCTACGCGGCCCGGCCGCATCCGTTCGCCAACGGGTTCCTGGGCGGGTTGCTGGGCGCGGGCCTGTTCGGCGTGCTGTTCGGACACGGGATCGCGGGCGGGCTGCATGGCGGCGGCAGCTTCCTGGGTTTCCTGATCCAGCTTGTCCTGCTGTTCCTGCTGGTCGGCTGGCTGGTGCGCCGGTTCGGCGGTGGCGCGCGCAGGACGGCGCCCATGCCCGCCGCCCCCTATGGCCAGGGCCCGTCCGCCGATCAGGTCACGATCACGCCGGACGATTACCGGGCATTCCAGCGCCTGCTGCTGGATATCCAGGCGGCATGGAGCCAGCGGAACCTGCCGGCGCTGCAACACATGGCGACGCCCGAAATGGTGGGCTATTTCAACGCCCAGTTGTCCGACCTGGCCAGCCGCGGCGCGCGCAACGTGGTGTCGGACGTGCGCTTCGAACAGGGCGACCTGTCGGAAGCGTGGAGCGAGAACGGCTTCGACTACGCCACCGTGGCCATGCGCTATTCGATGGTGGACATCACCACCGACATGACGGGACGGGTCATCGACGGCAGTTCGACAGAACGGGTGATGGTGACCGAACTCTGGACCTTCGTCCGCCCGACGCGCGGCGGGGCGTGGCTGCTGTCCGCGATCCAGCAGGGCCGGTAG
- a CDS encoding IS630-like element ISGdi5 family transposase (programmed frameshift) codes for MTRAVKLRDDYSASELRRLAARSRQANAARRLLALAAIRDGASRTDAARVGGMDRQTLRDWVHRFNAEGPDGLRDHLHAGPACRLSVAQQTELKALVEAGPDRQRDGVVRWRRVDLQRVIEERFGVVYHERHVSTLLKRLGFSYVSARPRHPGQDAGVMEAFKKNFPRILNAHTGHLPKGKPIEIWFQDEARIGHKNGIVRQWARRGTRPRQPADQRYENAWLFGAICPARGKAAGLALPFIGTASMQLHIEEISRCVVRGAHAVVLLDRAGWHTTDKLKLPRNISLIFLPSRAPELNPVENVWQFLRANWLSNTVFDGIDHIIDAACSAWNKLAALPDTIRSIGLRKWAHTGQYL; via the exons ATGACGAGAGCGGTGAAGCTACGGGATGACTATTCGGCCTCTGAGCTGAGGCGACTTGCGGCGCGCAGCCGGCAGGCGAACGCTGCGCGCCGGCTTCTGGCCCTGGCGGCGATCCGTGACGGGGCCAGCCGCACCGATGCGGCCCGCGTAGGCGGCATGGACCGCCAGACGCTGCGGGACTGGGTTCACCGCTTCAATGCTGAAGGGCCGGATGGCCTGCGCGATCATCTGCACGCAGGGCCGGCCTGCCGTCTGAGTGTCGCACAGCAGACCGAATTGAAGGCCCTGGTCGAGGCAGGCCCGGATCGGCAGCGCGATGGCGTGGTGCGCTGGCGCCGGGTCGATCTGCAACGCGTGATCGAAGAGCGCTTCGGCGTCGTCTATCATGAGCGTCATGTGTCCACTCTGCTGAAACGGCTTGGTTTTTCCTATGTCAGCGCCCGGCCACGTCACCCGGGTCAGGACGCTGGCGTCATGGAGGCATTCA AAAAAAACTTCCCCCGCATCCTGAATGCCCATACCGGCCATCTGCCCAAGGGCAAGCCGATCGAGATCTGGTTCCAGGACGAGGCCCGGATCGGCCATAAGAACGGCATCGTCCGACAATGGGCCCGGCGTGGCACGCGGCCACGCCAGCCGGCTGATCAGCGCTACGAGAATGCCTGGCTGTTCGGCGCGATCTGTCCGGCGCGTGGCAAAGCCGCCGGCCTGGCGCTCCCGTTCATCGGCACCGCCAGCATGCAACTGCACATCGAGGAAATCTCGCGCTGCGTCGTCCGCGGTGCCCACGCCGTCGTGCTGCTCGATCGCGCAGGATGGCATACCACCGACAAGCTGAAGCTGCCCCGCAATATCAGCCTGATCTTCCTGCCGTCCCGCGCGCCCGAACTGAACCCGGTCGAAAATGTCTGGCAGTTCCTGCGCGCCAACTGGCTGTCCAACACCGTCTTCGACGGCATCGATCATATCATCGACGCCGCCTGTTCCGCCTGGAACAAGCTTGCCGCCCTGCCTGACACCATCCGATCCATCGGACTCAGGAAATGGGCACACACGGGTCAGTACCTATAA